A window of Halobellus sp. LT62 contains these coding sequences:
- a CDS encoding Stp1/IreP family PP2C-type Ser/Thr phosphatase, translated as MTPTGNDHTTETARGGEIHARSDVGETRETNEDAVLATSLTDDSDLLAVADGMGGHQSGEIASATALSSFESALRAGLATDELDGDTDTPADSDCNRETLLRYAAAEANAELEAAAASGSSLDNMGTTLVAALLEGQTATLVNIGDSRAYHVSSDDVDQLTVDHSLVQELVESGTLTPAEARDHPQRNVITQSLGPGSEINPDTDTVDVGGTLLLCSDGLTEELSDGAIKEIVGAADDPATITERLVERANENGGSDNISVVVAVR; from the coding sequence ATGACCCCCACCGGAAACGACCACACGACGGAGACCGCACGGGGCGGAGAGATTCACGCACGAAGCGATGTCGGCGAGACGCGAGAGACGAACGAAGACGCCGTGCTCGCGACGTCGTTGACGGACGATAGCGACTTGCTCGCCGTCGCGGACGGGATGGGCGGGCACCAGTCCGGCGAGATAGCGAGCGCCACGGCGCTGTCGTCGTTCGAATCAGCGCTGAGAGCCGGTCTCGCGACAGACGAACTCGACGGGGACACCGATACTCCCGCTGACAGCGACTGCAACCGCGAAACGCTCCTTCGATACGCCGCTGCGGAGGCCAACGCGGAACTCGAAGCGGCCGCGGCGTCAGGTTCGAGCCTCGACAATATGGGAACGACGCTCGTCGCCGCACTCCTCGAAGGACAGACGGCTACGCTCGTGAACATCGGCGATAGCCGGGCCTATCACGTTTCGAGCGATGACGTCGATCAGCTGACCGTCGATCACTCACTCGTCCAAGAACTCGTGGAGAGCGGGACCCTCACTCCGGCGGAAGCGCGCGACCATCCGCAGCGAAACGTGATCACGCAGTCACTCGGCCCGGGCAGCGAAATCAATCCCGACACCGACACTGTCGACGTCGGGGGGACGCTGTTACTCTGCAGTGACGGGCTGACCGAGGAACTCTCGGATGGGGCGATCAAGGAGATCGTGGGCGCGGCCGACGATCCCGCGACGATCACGGAGCGGCTCGTCGAGCGCGCGAACGAGAACGGCGGAAGTGACAACATCAGCGTCGTCGTCGCCGTGCGATAA
- a CDS encoding serine/threonine protein kinase — MIETRKTRNIPQHVPACVERSITYGDITEYERIGAGGNADVHRAAFAADGEETSIAVKKPRIRGTLHTAAVERIMDEAETWEQLDGHTHIVTLVSYGSTPIPWLAMEYLDGGHLGERAPQMDFPQSLWTAIAVTSAVRHAHRKGVAHLDLKPENVLFHSIDDAWDAPKVADWGLSKHLLTHSNTVEGFSPTYAAPEQFDDSFGSTDDFTDIYQLGAVFYELFTGRPPFDGEPAEVMKHVLDDTPEPPSSVAAVPTQVDDIVLTALRKEKAERYDDILYLRDDLQAVYDGHFRRQ; from the coding sequence GTGATAGAAACGCGGAAAACCCGAAACATCCCGCAGCACGTCCCGGCGTGTGTTGAGCGTTCGATCACGTACGGTGACATCACGGAGTACGAACGAATCGGTGCGGGCGGCAACGCGGATGTCCACAGGGCGGCGTTCGCTGCAGATGGCGAGGAAACGAGTATCGCAGTCAAGAAGCCTCGAATACGTGGGACACTACACACGGCTGCGGTCGAGCGTATAATGGACGAAGCGGAGACGTGGGAGCAGCTCGACGGTCACACTCATATCGTTACCCTCGTCTCCTACGGGAGCACTCCGATACCGTGGCTCGCAATGGAGTACCTCGACGGCGGCCACCTCGGAGAACGAGCACCGCAGATGGACTTCCCGCAATCGCTCTGGACCGCGATTGCCGTGACGAGTGCGGTCAGACACGCACATCGCAAGGGGGTCGCACATCTGGATCTGAAACCAGAGAACGTTCTCTTTCACTCCATCGACGACGCGTGGGACGCTCCGAAAGTCGCAGACTGGGGACTCTCGAAACACCTCCTCACACACTCTAATACTGTCGAAGGTTTCTCCCCGACGTACGCCGCACCGGAGCAGTTTGACGATTCGTTCGGCTCAACTGACGATTTCACCGATATCTATCAGCTCGGTGCCGTCTTTTATGAACTATTCACCGGTCGGCCGCCGTTCGACGGAGAGCCGGCCGAGGTAATGAAGCACGTGCTAGACGACACACCCGAGCCACCGAGCAGTGTTGCTGCGGTCCCGACACAGGTAGATGATATCGTGCTCACGGCTCTACGAAAAGAGAAGGCAGAGCGGTACGACGATATCCTCTATCTCCGGGATGATCTTCAAGCAGTGTACGACGGCCATTTCCGACGTCAGTGA